The Arachis duranensis cultivar V14167 chromosome 2, aradu.V14167.gnm2.J7QH, whole genome shotgun sequence genome has a window encoding:
- the LOC107463662 gene encoding interactor of constitutive active ROPs 2, chloroplastic isoform X1 yields MQTTKARASTSEMPRRKSPATPRAGRQSRAPGSDSDSASSSPNPLSKTPKDKIPKVVEHKSPRSPLSEKKRPTRVQELESQLAQLQEDHKRAKDQLNSSESWKRKAQQEAEEAKKQLVAMTKELEESQHQLLELSASEEERIQELRKISQDRDRAWQSELEAVQKQHAMDSSALASAMNEIQKLKMQLERARESEASQANNADTAHAEIQELRMELDETLSFLEKLKNEVNDCKESESRALEIVGKTQMQLEEANKTVETLQLEAMKASEAYKAIALELEQSRGQVKALEEHVNKLQADLACGAKKDTSGPSNEPGTEMETVENEDIKQLKAELISVKSEAAKLKSALDVAEARYQEEYIQSTLQIRSTYEQLEHTKSESCKRQAELCEELKIAKADMEELRTSLMEKETRLQGVSEENEGLKSKMKLSQPSERESELVGQLRKLEVNVAELKETLMDRETELQNITEENSSLKMEIERRESEKNKITDEAVASAEAARAAEREALMKLGSITEEADKSNHRAVRVTQQLDAAQTANSELEAELRRLKVQSDQWRKAAEAAATILSAGNNGKVVERTGSLDNNFNSITGKMTSPYSEDTDDDSPKKKNTNMLKKIGVLWKKNH; encoded by the exons ATGCAGACAACAAAAGCAAG AGCTAGCACTTCAGAAATGCCCCGAAGGAAATCTCCTGCAACTCCTCGTGCCGGTCGACAATCCAGGGCACCAGGCTCTGATTCAGACTCTGCCTCCTCATCTCCGAACCCATTGAGTAAGACTCCAAAGGATAAAATCCCAAAGGTTGTTGAACACAAGTCACCACGAAGTCCATTGTCTGAG AAGAAGAGGCCGACTAGGGTCCAGGAATTGGAGTCTCAACTTGCTCAACTTCAGGAGGATCACAAGAGAGCTAAGGATCAACTTAACTCTTCTGAGTCATGGAAAAGAAAGGCTCAGCAAGAGGCCGAAGAGGCGAAAAAGCAGCTTGTAGCAATGACAAAAGAGCTGGAGGAGTCCCAGCATCAGCTTTTGGAACTATCTGCTTCTGAAGAAGAACGGATTCAAGAACTCCGTAAAATCTCTCAAGACCGCGACCGAGCATGGCAGTCTGAACTAGAGGCTGTTCAAAAGCAGCATGCAATGGATTCATCTGCTCTGGCATCTGCCATGAATGAAATCCAGAAGCTGAAAATGCAACTCGAAAGAGCACGCGAATCTGAAGCTTCTCAGGCAAACAATGCAGATACAGCTCATGCTGAGATTCAGGAGCTGAGAATGGAGCTCGACGAGACACTCTCGTTTCTGGAAAAGCTGAAAAATGAAGTAAATGATTGCAAAGAATCTGAGTCCCGGGCATTGGAAATAGTTGGCAAAACTCAAATGCAGTTAGAAGAAGCAAATAAGACTGTGGAAACACTCCAGTTAGAAGCTATGAAAGCCTCAGAAGCTTATAAAGCCATAGCTTTGGAGTTGGAGCAGTCAAGAGGTCAAGTTAAAGCATTGGAGGAACATGTGAACAAGCTCCAGGCTGATTTGGCTTGTGGTGCTAAGAAAGATACATCAGGCCCAAGCAATGAACCTGGAACTGAAATGGAAACTGTAGAAAATGAGGACATAAAGCAGCTCAAAGCAGAGCTTATCTCCGTGAAATCTGAAGCAGCAAAATTGAAATCTGCATTGGATGTTGCTGAGGCACGGTACCAAGAAGAATATATCCAGAGCACATTGCAGATTCGAAGTACATATGAACAGCTGGAGCATACAAAATCGGAGTCATGTAAGCGACAAGCTGAATTATGCGAGGAACTGAAAATAGCTAAAGCTGACATGGAAGAGCTTAGGACGAGCCTGATGGAGAAGGAAACGAGGTTGCAGGGTGTGTCGGAAGAGAATGAGGGGCTCAAGTCAAAGATGAAGCTGAGCCAGCCTAGTGAAAGAGAATCTGAACTCGTGGGGCAGCTCAGAAAATTGGAAGTTAATGTAGCTGAGTTGAAGGAAACACTAATGGATAGAGAGACCGAACTGCAGAATATAACCGAGGAGAACAGCTCGCTGAAAATGGAGATAGAGAGGCGGGAATCAGAGAAGAACAAGATTACTGATGAGGCTGTTGCTTCGGCAGAAGCAGCAAGAGCTGCAGAGCGAGAGGCACTGATGAAACTCGGTTCCATAACAGAAGAAGCGGATAAAAGCAACCATAGAGCAGTTCGGGTAACCCAGCAATTAGATGCTGCACAGACTGCAAATTCTGAGTTAGAGGCCGAGTTAAGGAGACTTAAAGTGCAGTCGGATCAGTGGAGGAAGGCTGCGGAAGCAGCTGCCACCATACTATCTGCTGGAAACAATGGAAAGGTTGTGGAGAGAACCGGTTCACTTGataataatttcaattctatcACTGGCAAGATGACTTCTCCTTATTCAGAAGACACAGATGATGACTCGCCcaagaagaaaaacacaaacatgttGAAGAAGATTGGAGTTTTGTGGAAGAAGAATCATTGA
- the LOC107463662 gene encoding interactor of constitutive active ROPs 2, chloroplastic isoform X2 has product MPRRKSPATPRAGRQSRAPGSDSDSASSSPNPLSKTPKDKIPKVVEHKSPRSPLSEKKRPTRVQELESQLAQLQEDHKRAKDQLNSSESWKRKAQQEAEEAKKQLVAMTKELEESQHQLLELSASEEERIQELRKISQDRDRAWQSELEAVQKQHAMDSSALASAMNEIQKLKMQLERARESEASQANNADTAHAEIQELRMELDETLSFLEKLKNEVNDCKESESRALEIVGKTQMQLEEANKTVETLQLEAMKASEAYKAIALELEQSRGQVKALEEHVNKLQADLACGAKKDTSGPSNEPGTEMETVENEDIKQLKAELISVKSEAAKLKSALDVAEARYQEEYIQSTLQIRSTYEQLEHTKSESCKRQAELCEELKIAKADMEELRTSLMEKETRLQGVSEENEGLKSKMKLSQPSERESELVGQLRKLEVNVAELKETLMDRETELQNITEENSSLKMEIERRESEKNKITDEAVASAEAARAAEREALMKLGSITEEADKSNHRAVRVTQQLDAAQTANSELEAELRRLKVQSDQWRKAAEAAATILSAGNNGKVVERTGSLDNNFNSITGKMTSPYSEDTDDDSPKKKNTNMLKKIGVLWKKNH; this is encoded by the exons ATGCCCCGAAGGAAATCTCCTGCAACTCCTCGTGCCGGTCGACAATCCAGGGCACCAGGCTCTGATTCAGACTCTGCCTCCTCATCTCCGAACCCATTGAGTAAGACTCCAAAGGATAAAATCCCAAAGGTTGTTGAACACAAGTCACCACGAAGTCCATTGTCTGAG AAGAAGAGGCCGACTAGGGTCCAGGAATTGGAGTCTCAACTTGCTCAACTTCAGGAGGATCACAAGAGAGCTAAGGATCAACTTAACTCTTCTGAGTCATGGAAAAGAAAGGCTCAGCAAGAGGCCGAAGAGGCGAAAAAGCAGCTTGTAGCAATGACAAAAGAGCTGGAGGAGTCCCAGCATCAGCTTTTGGAACTATCTGCTTCTGAAGAAGAACGGATTCAAGAACTCCGTAAAATCTCTCAAGACCGCGACCGAGCATGGCAGTCTGAACTAGAGGCTGTTCAAAAGCAGCATGCAATGGATTCATCTGCTCTGGCATCTGCCATGAATGAAATCCAGAAGCTGAAAATGCAACTCGAAAGAGCACGCGAATCTGAAGCTTCTCAGGCAAACAATGCAGATACAGCTCATGCTGAGATTCAGGAGCTGAGAATGGAGCTCGACGAGACACTCTCGTTTCTGGAAAAGCTGAAAAATGAAGTAAATGATTGCAAAGAATCTGAGTCCCGGGCATTGGAAATAGTTGGCAAAACTCAAATGCAGTTAGAAGAAGCAAATAAGACTGTGGAAACACTCCAGTTAGAAGCTATGAAAGCCTCAGAAGCTTATAAAGCCATAGCTTTGGAGTTGGAGCAGTCAAGAGGTCAAGTTAAAGCATTGGAGGAACATGTGAACAAGCTCCAGGCTGATTTGGCTTGTGGTGCTAAGAAAGATACATCAGGCCCAAGCAATGAACCTGGAACTGAAATGGAAACTGTAGAAAATGAGGACATAAAGCAGCTCAAAGCAGAGCTTATCTCCGTGAAATCTGAAGCAGCAAAATTGAAATCTGCATTGGATGTTGCTGAGGCACGGTACCAAGAAGAATATATCCAGAGCACATTGCAGATTCGAAGTACATATGAACAGCTGGAGCATACAAAATCGGAGTCATGTAAGCGACAAGCTGAATTATGCGAGGAACTGAAAATAGCTAAAGCTGACATGGAAGAGCTTAGGACGAGCCTGATGGAGAAGGAAACGAGGTTGCAGGGTGTGTCGGAAGAGAATGAGGGGCTCAAGTCAAAGATGAAGCTGAGCCAGCCTAGTGAAAGAGAATCTGAACTCGTGGGGCAGCTCAGAAAATTGGAAGTTAATGTAGCTGAGTTGAAGGAAACACTAATGGATAGAGAGACCGAACTGCAGAATATAACCGAGGAGAACAGCTCGCTGAAAATGGAGATAGAGAGGCGGGAATCAGAGAAGAACAAGATTACTGATGAGGCTGTTGCTTCGGCAGAAGCAGCAAGAGCTGCAGAGCGAGAGGCACTGATGAAACTCGGTTCCATAACAGAAGAAGCGGATAAAAGCAACCATAGAGCAGTTCGGGTAACCCAGCAATTAGATGCTGCACAGACTGCAAATTCTGAGTTAGAGGCCGAGTTAAGGAGACTTAAAGTGCAGTCGGATCAGTGGAGGAAGGCTGCGGAAGCAGCTGCCACCATACTATCTGCTGGAAACAATGGAAAGGTTGTGGAGAGAACCGGTTCACTTGataataatttcaattctatcACTGGCAAGATGACTTCTCCTTATTCAGAAGACACAGATGATGACTCGCCcaagaagaaaaacacaaacatgttGAAGAAGATTGGAGTTTTGTGGAAGAAGAATCATTGA